The window CTCGCGCGCGAGCGCGAACGGGTCCTTGCCCAGCGGCGCGAACGCAGGCACGGACCCGACCGTCCAGTGGACGAACAGCCCGAACTTCGCGTCGCGGTACCACCGCGGCAGCTCACGTCCCACGACGACCTCCGTCATGCGCCGTTTCGAGCGCGTCCGCGCTCACGCTCGCAGCGCGGCCTTGATCGCCGCGATGCCGCCTCGGTAGATGCCCTCGATCATGCGCAGGACGTCGGGCTCCGGGGCGCCGGCGGGGTCGAAGGTGCCGATCCAGTCGATCGTCGTTCGCTTGCCGCCGTCGGCGCGGAGCTTCACGCTGCCGACGTAGTCGGCGACGGGCAGGTCGCGCGGGCCGATGATCGCGTAGCTGAAGCTGCGGTCGGCGTCGTCGAACTGTACCAGGCGCTCGCGGATCGGATTGCCCTGCGCGAGCGCGATCGTGCGCACGGCGCCGACGCCCTCGCCTTCCACCGTGCAGCTCTTGACCATCCCGCCGCCCCACTTTCCCACCCCGCCGAAGTCGCGGAAGTAGCTCCAGACCGCGTCGATCGGGGCGTCGAACGCGTCGCGAACGTGAACCTTGGCCATGCTCTAACCTCCTGTCTTCGCCGTGTCGTGCGTGACGAGAATCCCGCTCGAGCGGAGCGCCGCGATCTTCGCGTCGTCCCAGCCGAGCAGCTCGTGGAGCAACTCGGGACCGTGCTCGCCGGGGAGCGGCGCGGGCCCGCGGATCTCGTTTCGCGACGACGAGAAGCGCGCGGGCGGGCGCACCACCGGGCGCCTGCCGCCGCGGCGGTCGTCGACGCGCGTGAGCAGCTCTCGCTCGCGCGCGAGCTCGCTCGAGAGCGCCTCGCGCGGCGTCACGACCGGCGCGCAGGCGAGCTTCGCGCGCGTGAGCTTCTCGAGCAGACCGTCGAGCGTCGGCTGCCGCGCCATCCAGGCGGCGATCGCGGCCTGTCGCTTTCGCGAACGGGTCTCGAGGTCGGGCTCCGCGGTGGCGGGATCTTCGAGCTCGCTCGCGTACATCCGCGAGAGCGTGACCCAGACGTGCGACTCCGCGCCGGCGATCGCCACGAAGCCATGCGCCCCGGCCGGGTAGACCGGATTCATGCTTCGGTCGTCCGGCGGGTCGAGCAGCACGTTTCCCGACTCACTGTGACTGGCGAGCGTGGCGTCGAACATCGCGACCTCGACGTGCTCGCCGACGCCGGTGGCCTCGGACACGCGGAGCGCCGCGAGCAGCGCCACCGCCCCGTGCAGGCCGGAGAGCACGTCCGCAAACGCGTTTCGCGGCTGCGCCGGCGCTTGCCCGAGCTGGCCGCGATCGCGAAGCAGCCCGGTCGCGGCGTGCACGATCGGCGCATACGCGCGCCGGTCGCGCAGCTTCGAGTCGGAGCCGAAGCCGTTGATCGAGAGCAGGACCGCGCGCGGGTTCTCGGCATGGAGCCGCTCCCAGCCCAGCCCCAGCCGTTCGAGGACTCCCGGGCGGAAGTTCTCGATCACCGCGTCGCAGACGCGCGCGAGCGCGAGCAGGACGTCGGAGGCGCCGGGCTTGCCCAGGTCGAGCGCGATCGAGCGCTTGCCCACGTTCGTGAACGTGAACATCCACGACCCCCCGCGATCGTGCTTGGGCGCGATCTCGCGCGACTCGTCGCCAGTGGGCGGCTCGAGCTTGATCACCTCGGCGCCCATGTCGCGGAAGAGGCGCCCGACGTACGGGCCGGCGATCACGCGCGAGAGGTCGAGCACGCGCACGCCCGAGAGCGGACCAGCCGCGAAGTCCGACATCGACGTCAAGATCGGCCGATCCTACCAGAAGCCGCGCGCTCCCCGTGGCTTCCGACCGGCATTCTCTGGTAGCGTGCGCGGAACACGGAGCGGGATCGATGTCGGCCGAGCAGGTGCGAATGGGCGTGATGAAGCTGAT is drawn from Deltaproteobacteria bacterium and contains these coding sequences:
- a CDS encoding SRPBCC family protein, whose translation is MAKVHVRDAFDAPIDAVWSYFRDFGGVGKWGGGMVKSCTVEGEGVGAVRTIALAQGNPIRERLVQFDDADRSFSYAIIGPRDLPVADYVGSVKLRADGGKRTTIDWIGTFDPAGAPEPDVLRMIEGIYRGGIAAIKAALRA
- a CDS encoding CoA transferase, yielding MTSMSDFAAGPLSGVRVLDLSRVIAGPYVGRLFRDMGAEVIKLEPPTGDESREIAPKHDRGGSWMFTFTNVGKRSIALDLGKPGASDVLLALARVCDAVIENFRPGVLERLGLGWERLHAENPRAVLLSINGFGSDSKLRDRRAYAPIVHAATGLLRDRGQLGQAPAQPRNAFADVLSGLHGAVALLAALRVSEATGVGEHVEVAMFDATLASHSESGNVLLDPPDDRSMNPVYPAGAHGFVAIAGAESHVWVTLSRMYASELEDPATAEPDLETRSRKRQAAIAAWMARQPTLDGLLEKLTRAKLACAPVVTPREALSSELARERELLTRVDDRRGGRRPVVRPPARFSSSRNEIRGPAPLPGEHGPELLHELLGWDDAKIAALRSSGILVTHDTAKTGG